DNA from Bacteroidota bacterium:
CTACTTTATACAATACGGTGAGTGCTTGTGCAAGCAATAGTCCTGTTTTTACTTTTGCTGCTAGCGGTTTTACCACTTGCACCTTATACCGCGACAGTGGTTATAACACTTATACCATTAGTGTAACTACCAATAATGTTACTAAGCAAAAGGTGGGAATGTGGATTGATTTTAACCACGATTATGTTTTTGATACAGCTTTAGAATGGTTTTTGATAAATATCTCCAATACCGCCAATGTGCCAAGCACCATCACATTTACAGTGCCCACCAATGCAGCTATTGGTCAAACAGAAATGCGGATTCGTACCCGCAACTTTAATGCAGGAATAGATAGTACGAGCTATTGCAAAACTTTAGGTTCGGGTTCTACAAACCGATATACAATTACTATAGATTCGTTAGCTGCGTGCAGCGGTTCACCATCGGCAGGAAGTGTAGCTATAACCACAGATTCGGTATGCAGCAAAGTAAATATATTCTTTGCGAAAAGTGGAGGTACTTGGGCTTTGAGTCAAACAATACAATGGCAATTTTCTGTGGATTCTGTTAATTGGAACGATTTAACTAGTGATACAAACATCAGCATGCTAAAAGCTGCGGCTATTACGGGTTATTATCGTTATTATACAAGCTGTGGGGGAAACACTGATACCACCGCAGCACAGTTTATATATGTATATCCGCTCACCAATTGTTATTGCACACCTGTACATATTAATTTTTGTAATACGAATCACCTCATCACCAATGTATCTATTACAGGTACGGGTTTAAACAATACAGTATCTACTTGTCAGTCTGCTTCCACTGTATATTGGAAGTTTGGCCCAAGCAGTGGCACAAGCGATTCAGTATATTTAGGGAATACCTACCAGTTTAATGTTACTACCAATTTTAATGATATTATTGGTATGTGGATCGACTTTAACCACAACGCTGTATTCGATACCTATGAGTGGTTTTTGATAAAAAAATCTTCAACTGCAAATGTTAGTAGTAGTATATATGTAACTATTCCTTATACAGCCGATTCGGGTTATACTCCTATTCGTATTCGTGCAATTACTGCAGGTACTGTGCTCGATTCGAGTGGTGCCTGTAAAGGTTTTGCATCGGGCAATAGCCACGACTATCAAATATATTTAAAGCCTTTGCCTCCCTGCACCAGCCCGCCCACTGCTGGCACATCCATTACATCTGATACCCTAGTATGTGCCAGCACCACCTTCACTTTGAGCTTACAAGGCAATACTTATGGTGCAGGACAAACTTACCAATGGCAAGCATCATCTACAGGAAATACTGGAACATGGGCCGACTTAAACAATGATACCACAACTGGTGTTAAAAGAACCCAAACCTCTTCTAGCTATTATAGATGTTTTGTAAACTGCGGCGGAAAAACAGATACGAGTACCTCAGTATATGTTGGCCTCAATCCATTTTACGATTGTTATTGTTTTCAATCGCTACAAACCAATGCGTGCGATAGTAACCGAATGTTGACCAATTTTAAAATAACCAATACTAGTTTAGATAATACTGTTAGCTCGTGCTCTGTGTCGGCAACAGCACCGCATTTTGTATTTAGCCAAACAGGAAATTTGACTGCCGATTTGATTCGTGGCAAAACATATAGATTTAATGGCACTACCAATATTAATGGCAGTATATCGGTGTGGCTTGACTATAACAAAAGTGGTACATTTGACAGTGCCGAGTGGACTAGTATCACTACTACATCGGGTGTGAATACGAATAATTTCGTTAACATTACCATACCTGCAAATACGCCTTTGGGAATGACCGGGCTAAGGGTTCGCTCACGCACTGGGGCTGCGGCAAATACTGCCAAGTTAGCTTGTACTACATTTGCAAATGGATCAACCCACGATTATATAGTTAATATAACAGATCCCTATACAACTGATATGGGGCCAAATAGGTTGCTTAACCCTGCAAATGCTTTATGTTATTCAAGTAATGAACCCGTAACTGTGCAAGTAACCAATTATGGCAGCGATACTTTGGACTTTTCAAAAAAGAACCTTACTATTACTGTTGATTATACAGGTATTACTTCAATGCAATTCGATACCACCATTACTAGTGGAATACTTACCCCAAGTGCTACTATGGATGTATATTTTGTAGATACGGTTGATATGTCTACCCCAGCTACAGCTTATGATTTTGTGATATCAACAATCATATCAAATGATAGCAATATATATAATGATACTTTCAGAATTACCCGCACTTCCGCCCAAACATTGGGATTAAATTATCTAGAAAATTTTAATATATCTGGAATTATTCCTGCTTCATATATTGGGAATGGTTTTGCTTACACGGCCACAAATGGAGTGGGCGGAGGTGGAAGTCTTAGGGCTAATTTTACCACAACCACAAATTCATTTGGAATAGCACGCTCGCCAGTGGTAGGTCCGCTCACTTCCAAATCGGCATTGCTTTTTTCATATAAAGCAAGCACAGCCATGAAAGCAAA
Protein-coding regions in this window:
- a CDS encoding GEVED domain-containing protein, producing the protein MKKFYNSIKVFVFIALFFASFASNAQYCTAVHSNNCAATGIITKVHIAGTTLYNTVSACASNSPVFTFAASGFTTCTLYRDSGYNTYTISVTTNNVTKQKVGMWIDFNHDYVFDTALEWFLINISNTANVPSTITFTVPTNAAIGQTEMRIRTRNFNAGIDSTSYCKTLGSGSTNRYTITIDSLAACSGSPSAGSVAITTDSVCSKVNIFFAKSGGTWALSQTIQWQFSVDSVNWNDLTSDTNISMLKAAAITGYYRYYTSCGGNTDTTAAQFIYVYPLTNCYCTPVHINFCNTNHLITNVSITGTGLNNTVSTCQSASTVYWKFGPSSGTSDSVYLGNTYQFNVTTNFNDIIGMWIDFNHNAVFDTYEWFLIKKSSTANVSSSIYVTIPYTADSGYTPIRIRAITAGTVLDSSGACKGFASGNSHDYQIYLKPLPPCTSPPTAGTSITSDTLVCASTTFTLSLQGNTYGAGQTYQWQASSTGNTGTWADLNNDTTTGVKRTQTSSSYYRCFVNCGGKTDTSTSVYVGLNPFYDCYCFQSLQTNACDSNRMLTNFKITNTSLDNTVSSCSVSATAPHFVFSQTGNLTADLIRGKTYRFNGTTNINGSISVWLDYNKSGTFDSAEWTSITTTSGVNTNNFVNITIPANTPLGMTGLRVRSRTGAAANTAKLACTTFANGSTHDYIVNITDPYTTDMGPNRLLNPANALCYSSNEPVTVQVTNYGSDTLDFSKKNLTITVDYTGITSMQFDTTITSGILTPSATMDVYFVDTVDMSTPATAYDFVISTIISNDSNIYNDTFRITRTSAQTLGLNYLENFNISGIIPASYIGNGFAYTATNGVGGGGSLRANFTTTTNSFGIARSPVVGPLTSKSALLFSYKASTAMKAKDTIFVQLSTDCGTNYNTIYSLNSSNTTTNTYQSVQYNLAAFAGNNAVIRFIKTDSSTTLYYVYIDNVILGDVPDIALGNDTSLCDKLLLDANPYLNSWDVNWSTGAGPQDTLTVYASGSYIAIATDQNYGLVNSDTIKITLYSTPKVKLGNAQTMCSGTGILLDAGTWPAGYTYLWNTGDTMQTITVYTSNTYKVSVNNPGGCPGSDSVKITVNPKPQGVNFNKAQNFTGQYNQGTSSNPDAACVGSNMSYDITTSFSNAQYGNTWTITTSTIKTVYGNSPVGTTSITFPGAINGNINFIPAAFDADSVFVLTLTVNDKSTGCDTIIYRYMSVKINPTVSLGNDQTVCPGTQVSFTSSSSFAQYLWSDGSTSIGITPTLAGTYWLKVTDNNGCTNTDSAVLNNFTPPIVNLGADKDICPNSSITLNGGNAPTYNWSNGANTQTINVNSNGIYWLEMTDANGCKGRDTVNVNVLPKPKATFTYAKNTATNIQFTPDDVTQSAYNWTFGDGNNSNNVAPSHNYNTAGSYIISLVVTGTNGCVDSSTQTVALTSIAQANSIINELYVFPNPYSQETNLNFILTKTSFAEIELYDLYGRKISIIARGNLSTGKHIIPVNTTQQKASQGIYLLRLTIEGQTSVLRIMDLSSK